One stretch of Pseudomonas azotoformans DNA includes these proteins:
- a CDS encoding electron transfer flavoprotein subunit alpha/FixB family protein has product MTILVIAEHDNKVLAPATLNTVAAAAKIGGDIHVLVAGQGAGAVAEAAAKIAGVSKVLLADNAAYAHQLPENVAPLVAELGAGYSHILAAATSNGKNILPRVAAQLDVDQISEIISVESADTFKRPIYAGNAIATVQSNASVKVITVRATGFDPVAAEGGSAAVEAVAAAHDAGTSSFVGEELAKSDRPELTAAKIVVSGGRGMQNGDNFKHLYALADKLGAAVGASRAAVDAGFVPNDMQVGQTGKIVAPQLYIAVGISGAIQHLAGMKDSKVIVAINKDEEAPIFQVADYGLVADLFEAVPELEKLV; this is encoded by the coding sequence GGCCACCCTGAACACCGTGGCTGCCGCTGCGAAAATCGGTGGTGATATCCACGTATTGGTTGCTGGTCAGGGCGCTGGCGCCGTGGCTGAAGCCGCTGCGAAAATCGCGGGCGTGAGCAAAGTACTGCTGGCCGACAACGCCGCTTACGCTCACCAGTTGCCGGAAAACGTTGCCCCTCTGGTTGCAGAGCTGGGCGCTGGCTACAGCCACATCCTGGCTGCCGCCACTTCCAACGGCAAAAACATCCTGCCACGTGTTGCTGCGCAACTGGACGTTGACCAGATCTCCGAGATCATCTCGGTCGAAAGCGCCGACACCTTCAAGCGCCCGATCTATGCCGGTAACGCTATCGCTACCGTACAGTCCAACGCTTCGGTCAAAGTCATCACCGTACGCGCCACCGGTTTCGACCCGGTTGCCGCCGAAGGTGGTTCGGCTGCCGTTGAAGCCGTCGCCGCTGCCCACGACGCTGGCACCTCCAGCTTTGTTGGCGAAGAGCTGGCCAAGTCGGACCGTCCTGAGCTGACCGCTGCCAAGATCGTCGTTTCCGGCGGGCGTGGCATGCAGAACGGTGACAACTTCAAGCACCTGTACGCCCTGGCCGACAAGCTGGGCGCTGCGGTCGGCGCTTCCCGCGCTGCCGTCGACGCAGGTTTCGTACCCAACGATATGCAGGTCGGCCAGACCGGCAAGATCGTTGCGCCACAGTTGTACATCGCCGTCGGTATCTCCGGCGCGATCCAGCACCTGGCCGGTATGAAAGACTCCAAGGTGATCGTTGCGATCAACAAGGACGAAGAAGCACCGATCTTCCAGGTGGCTGATTACGGCCTGGTGGCGGACTTGTTCGAAGCTGTCCCTGAGTTGGAGAAGCTGGTCTAA
- a CDS encoding DUF4398 domain-containing protein, translating into MTLRPLFAALAVVALAGCAADPAPNEQIRLTQQALEQASAVGANPDESPELKLAEEKFARAKSSMADQSYKNARMRFEQAELDARLAEAKVLTRKSQEQLNVLNTRITRLRKQLQLGEAQ; encoded by the coding sequence GTGACTCTTCGACCTCTTTTCGCGGCCCTCGCCGTTGTCGCTCTGGCGGGATGTGCAGCTGATCCTGCGCCGAATGAACAAATTCGCCTCACCCAGCAAGCCCTTGAGCAAGCCAGCGCCGTTGGCGCCAACCCCGATGAATCGCCCGAACTAAAACTGGCCGAAGAGAAATTCGCCCGGGCCAAGTCGAGCATGGCTGACCAGTCCTACAAAAATGCACGCATGCGCTTTGAGCAAGCCGAGTTGGACGCGCGCCTGGCAGAAGCCAAAGTGTTGACCCGCAAGAGCCAGGAGCAGTTGAACGTGCTCAACACCCGCATCACTCGCCTGCGCAAGCAACTGCAGTTGGGGGAAGCCCAATGA
- a CDS encoding OmpA family protein: MSPLIRGLSCALLLGTAVLGGCASHPDSEQALQQAGNDFQKVKEDANVLRFAPKDVIRAGESLARADRLSSYWGSGADVVHYAYLSQRYSAIAREHTEQALNQERGAKLELERQRLQLALRESKLSSVQQQGKWLEEQIASLTTTQTDRGLVMTLGDVLFDTGDAELKNSANRTVLKIVQFLQLNPKRVVRIEGYADNTGGEQENLKLSRDRAQSVADVLVDLGIDEKRIQVEGYGDQYPVEANASERGRAQNRRVEIVFSDEKGQLGAAR; this comes from the coding sequence ATGAGTCCGCTGATCCGTGGTTTGAGCTGTGCGCTGTTGTTGGGCACTGCCGTATTGGGCGGTTGTGCCAGCCATCCCGACAGCGAACAGGCCCTGCAACAGGCCGGGAATGACTTCCAGAAGGTCAAGGAAGACGCCAATGTGTTGCGCTTTGCGCCCAAGGACGTAATCCGCGCCGGTGAGTCCCTGGCCCGTGCCGACCGCTTGTCCAGCTACTGGGGCAGTGGTGCCGACGTGGTGCATTACGCCTACTTGAGCCAACGCTACAGCGCTATTGCCCGTGAACACACCGAACAGGCGCTCAACCAGGAGCGCGGTGCCAAGCTCGAACTGGAGCGCCAGCGCCTGCAACTGGCGCTGCGTGAAAGCAAGCTGAGCAGCGTGCAGCAGCAGGGTAAATGGCTTGAAGAGCAGATCGCCAGCCTGACCACCACCCAGACCGATCGTGGCCTGGTGATGACCCTGGGCGATGTGCTGTTCGACACCGGTGACGCCGAGCTGAAGAACTCGGCCAACCGCACAGTGCTCAAGATCGTGCAGTTCTTGCAACTGAACCCCAAGCGTGTGGTGCGTATCGAGGGCTACGCCGATAACACCGGCGGCGAGCAGGAAAACCTCAAACTGTCCCGCGACCGCGCGCAGTCGGTGGCTGATGTGCTGGTCGACCTGGGGATCGACGAAAAACGCATCCAGGTGGAAGGGTATGGTGACCAGTACCCGGTGGAGGCCAATGCCTCCGAGCGGGGCAGGGCGCAGAACCGTCGCGTTGAAATCGTCTTCTCTGACGAAAAAGGCCAACTCGGCGCCGCCCGGTAG
- a CDS encoding substrate-binding periplasmic protein, with the protein MELRPWAVLLGLTLLPSLTLAAGKCDRLVITGSPDAPPLLWRDPQDPTHLIGATADVLQQVGKDLGLKIDLLYGGRRSLALDEVRSGRMDILADAPLNLGELETLDYIHPALVQLDYLVWTRKDSALAYTTAADLHGHKGAVSERARLSAAFETFAGQQLSLQRLPSLTPAFQKLLLGEVDYVLAGRYSGMAMAQTLGMSNDLITRDVPVDQPGLYLAISHNSACNDPWLRGQLAKKMTELPGSGVTEAALQRNLERWKAQLQQPVGTPTK; encoded by the coding sequence ATGGAACTGCGTCCCTGGGCCGTACTGCTGGGCCTCACTCTGCTGCCGAGCCTGACGCTGGCCGCCGGCAAATGCGACCGCCTGGTGATCACCGGCAGTCCGGACGCGCCGCCCCTGCTCTGGCGTGACCCGCAAGACCCCACGCACCTCATCGGCGCCACCGCCGACGTGCTGCAACAAGTGGGCAAGGACCTCGGGTTGAAAATCGACCTGCTCTACGGCGGCAGACGTTCGCTGGCCCTGGATGAAGTGCGCAGCGGGCGCATGGATATCCTCGCCGATGCGCCGCTGAACCTGGGCGAGCTGGAAACCCTCGACTACATCCACCCGGCCCTGGTGCAGCTCGACTACCTGGTGTGGACGCGCAAGGATTCAGCGCTGGCCTACACCACGGCGGCGGACCTGCACGGGCACAAAGGCGCGGTGTCGGAACGTGCGCGCTTGAGTGCCGCCTTCGAAACGTTCGCCGGCCAGCAACTGAGCCTGCAACGCCTGCCGTCCTTGACGCCGGCGTTCCAGAAGCTGCTGCTGGGAGAGGTCGACTATGTCCTCGCCGGGCGTTATTCCGGCATGGCGATGGCGCAGACGTTGGGCATGAGCAACGACCTGATCACCCGCGATGTGCCCGTTGATCAGCCGGGCCTGTACCTGGCGATTTCCCACAACTCGGCCTGCAACGATCCGTGGTTGCGCGGACAGCTCGCCAAAAAGATGACAGAATTGCCCGGGTCTGGTGTGACGGAAGCCGCATTGCAGCGCAATCTGGAACGTTGGAAAGCGCAATTGCAACAACCCGTCGGCACCCCAACAAAGTAG